In Candidatus Zixiibacteriota bacterium, the following are encoded in one genomic region:
- a CDS encoding bifunctional nuclease family protein codes for MESDAVVMVKAKINGLALDVASNSPVVVLSPEDEDLILPIWIGHFEAWAIAMELSGVTSKRPLTHDLLNGMIAQLGARVESVQVVDLKDQTFFAKIVLARDGAKIEVDARPSDSIALALKAGAPILVRRDLFQTRPADSGTVEKYDPEALKERLRNINPEDFGKYSL; via the coding sequence ATGGAATCCGATGCAGTGGTGATGGTCAAAGCCAAGATCAACGGCTTGGCCCTCGATGTTGCCTCCAATTCGCCGGTCGTCGTGCTCTCCCCGGAGGATGAGGACCTGATACTGCCGATCTGGATCGGTCACTTCGAGGCTTGGGCCATCGCCATGGAGCTTTCCGGCGTGACCTCGAAACGGCCGCTCACACACGATTTGCTCAACGGCATGATTGCCCAACTGGGAGCGAGAGTGGAGAGTGTCCAAGTCGTTGACCTGAAGGATCAAACCTTCTTTGCCAAGATCGTGTTGGCCAGAGACGGTGCCAAAATTGAGGTCGATGCCCGGCCGTCCGACTCCATCGCCCTCGCGCTCAAGGCAGGAGCGCCAATCCTGGTGCGACGCGATCTCTTTCAGACGCGCCCCGCCGATTCCGGTACCGTTGAGAAGTACGATCCCGAGGCCCTCAAGGAGAGGCTGCGCAACATCAACCCCGAGGATTTTGGGAAGTACTCCCTTTAG
- the rplI gene encoding 50S ribosomal protein L9 — translation MKIILRDDIDNVGRCGEVVTVKDGFARNYLIPRNLAIPATPGMLRSIDQVGKQKEQRDRKRLREAERIRLAIEKTSCTAEVLVGEEDKVFGSVTAANIAELLEEKGFEVDRRDILLEEPLKALGVYTVDVKIDRDVTAKLKVWVVKKTGT, via the coding sequence ATGAAGATCATATTGCGTGATGATATCGACAACGTCGGCCGTTGCGGCGAGGTCGTGACCGTCAAGGACGGTTTTGCGCGCAACTACCTGATTCCCCGTAACCTGGCGATCCCCGCCACGCCGGGGATGTTGCGCTCGATCGACCAGGTGGGCAAGCAGAAGGAGCAACGGGACCGCAAGCGTCTCCGTGAGGCGGAGCGGATCCGGCTGGCGATCGAGAAAACCTCGTGCACCGCCGAGGTGCTGGTGGGCGAAGAGGACAAGGTCTTCGGTTCCGTGACCGCCGCCAACATCGCTGAACTTCTGGAGGAGAAGGGCTTTGAGGTCGATCGTCGGGATATTCTTCTTGAGGAACCGCTCAAGGCGCTGGGTGTGTACACAGTGGATGTGAAGATCGATCGCGACGTGACGGCCAAGTTGAAAGTCTGGGTGGTCAAGAAGACGGGCACCTGA